A window from Streptomyces sp. NBC_00271 encodes these proteins:
- the zapE gene encoding cell division protein ZapE has translation MSCSVARRLEWGTVSSSTAASGIEPIPEAAPTSLCAREPHVPADRLVAEMVPPPRFDSVRFETYIPDPNQPSQTEAVQVLAGFAAGLGGAHAVGGGKRGFFGFGKAKAPKTPAGPRGVYLDGGYGVGKTHLLASLWHATPAEPALKAFGTFVELTNLVGALGFQKTVQTLSGHRLLCIDEFELDDPGDTVLVSTLLGKLVDAGVALAATSNTLPGKLGEGRFAAADFLREIQGLSAHFRPLRIDGEDYRHRGLPEAPAPFTDEQVTKAAYATAGASLDDFPHLLDHLARVHPSRYGALTDDLKAVCLTDVQPVPDQSTALRLVVLADRLYDREVPVLASGMPFDQLFSEEMLNGGYRKKYFRAISRLTALARDAKGLVEA, from the coding sequence ATGTCGTGCAGTGTGGCACGGCGCTTAGAGTGGGGAACCGTGTCGTCCTCCACCGCCGCTTCCGGGATCGAACCGATACCCGAAGCAGCCCCCACGTCCCTGTGCGCCCGCGAGCCGCACGTCCCCGCGGACCGGCTGGTCGCCGAGATGGTGCCGCCGCCGCGCTTCGACTCCGTGCGCTTCGAAACGTACATTCCGGACCCGAACCAGCCGAGCCAGACCGAGGCCGTACAGGTCCTCGCCGGCTTCGCGGCCGGTCTCGGCGGGGCGCACGCGGTCGGCGGCGGTAAACGGGGCTTCTTCGGCTTCGGCAAGGCCAAGGCGCCGAAGACCCCGGCCGGCCCCCGGGGCGTCTACCTGGACGGCGGCTACGGCGTCGGCAAGACCCACCTGCTCGCCTCCCTGTGGCACGCCACCCCGGCCGAGCCCGCGCTCAAGGCCTTCGGCACCTTCGTGGAGCTGACGAACCTGGTCGGCGCGCTCGGCTTCCAGAAGACCGTGCAGACGCTCTCCGGGCACCGCCTCCTGTGCATCGACGAGTTCGAACTCGACGACCCGGGCGACACCGTCCTCGTCTCCACCCTGCTCGGCAAGCTGGTCGACGCGGGGGTCGCGCTCGCGGCCACCTCGAACACCCTGCCGGGCAAGCTCGGCGAGGGCCGGTTCGCGGCCGCCGACTTCCTGCGCGAGATCCAGGGGCTGTCCGCGCACTTCCGGCCGCTGCGCATCGACGGCGAGGACTACCGCCACCGCGGGCTGCCCGAGGCCCCGGCGCCGTTCACCGACGAGCAGGTCACGAAGGCCGCGTACGCCACGGCCGGGGCCTCCCTCGACGACTTCCCGCATCTGCTCGACCACCTCGCGCGCGTGCACCCCAGCCGCTACGGCGCCCTGACCGACGACCTGAAGGCCGTCTGCCTCACCGACGTCCAGCCGGTGCCCGACCAGTCGACGGCGCTGCGGCTCGTGGTGCTCGCCGACCGGCTGTACGACCGCGAGGTGCCCGTCCTCGCCTCCGGGATGCCCTTCGACCAGCTCTTCAGCGAGGAGATGCTGAACGGCGGCTACCGCAAGAAGTACTTCCGCGCGATCTCCCGGCTCACCGCGCTGGCCCGCGACGCCAAGGGGCTCGTCGAGGCGTAG